From the genome of Spirochaetota bacterium, one region includes:
- the lpxB gene encoding lipid-A-disaccharide synthase, whose amino-acid sequence MRKMRVFFSAGEVSGDLSASEVIRELTKVGVECVGIGGRKMEEAGMVNITKTDESITSSVGFVESLKFVPYKLFLLSRVKRYLKDNKPDLVFLVDNQGFNILLARVSKELGLKVFYYFPPMVSVWGENTKYKVAKYCDKIICTFRNDYDIYKQVSDGAVYVGLPFIDRISRNYSSKDKYKNFFKEGTKKILLLPGSREQEVRTLLRPILDVVKLILSGETSIDPTRVEFYTIIAHPTYRDYIVGMIGDMKLENTVKVFDNNNDYALLDVCDLAVSASGTITLELALLKKPTIVVYKVSRLTFEIGKRLVKAKYISLPNILLGEKLFPELLQDDVNAKVIVKYVEKIFNDRDTYINLENRVKKLVDSSGTVDRIVKIVVDNLSS is encoded by the coding sequence ATGAGAAAGATGAGAGTTTTCTTCTCGGCTGGTGAAGTTTCTGGTGATCTAAGTGCTTCTGAGGTAATAAGGGAACTTACAAAAGTTGGTGTAGAGTGTGTTGGAATAGGGGGCAGGAAGATGGAGGAAGCAGGAATGGTTAATATAACTAAAACTGATGAGAGTATAACGAGTTCGGTAGGTTTTGTTGAATCGCTAAAATTCGTTCCTTACAAACTCTTCTTACTTAGTAGAGTGAAAAGGTATCTTAAGGATAATAAGCCAGATTTAGTGTTTCTTGTAGATAATCAAGGTTTTAACATACTACTTGCGAGAGTGTCAAAGGAACTTGGCTTGAAAGTATTTTACTATTTTCCGCCGATGGTATCAGTTTGGGGGGAGAATACGAAGTATAAAGTTGCTAAATACTGCGATAAAATAATATGCACTTTTAGAAATGACTATGATATTTATAAACAAGTTTCAGATGGTGCTGTATATGTAGGGCTACCATTTATTGACAGAATTTCAAGAAACTACTCTTCAAAGGATAAATACAAAAATTTCTTTAAAGAAGGAACTAAAAAAATTCTTCTCTTGCCCGGTAGTAGAGAACAAGAGGTTAGAACGCTTTTGAGACCTATTTTAGATGTTGTCAAACTGATTTTATCAGGTGAAACGAGTATAGACCCTACTAGAGTGGAATTCTACACGATCATAGCACATCCTACTTATAGAGATTACATAGTTGGAATGATTGGGGATATGAAATTGGAGAATACTGTGAAAGTTTTTGATAACAACAACGATTATGCTTTACTAGATGTTTGTGACCTTGCAGTTTCGGCATCAGGAACTATAACGCTAGAACTTGCCTTACTTAAAAAGCCAACAATAGTTGTTTATAAAGTATCAAGGCTAACATTTGAAATAGGTAAGAGATTAGTGAAAGCAAAGTATATATCCTTACCTAACATACTCCTAGGAGAGAAATTATTTCCTGAACTACTACAAGATGATGTTAATGCCAAGGTCATAGTAAAGTATGTTGAAAAGATCTTTAACGATAGAGATACTTATATAAATCTAGAAAACAGAGTCAAAAAACTAGTGGATAGTTCAGGAACCGTTGATAGGATTGTTAAAATAGTAGTTGATAATTTATCTTCTTAA
- the speD gene encoding adenosylmethionine decarboxylase, translated as MERINSLGRHLLVEYYDCDADVLDSVEQISAAMVKAAELSGATVINNTFHHFSPFGVSGVVVIAESHLSIHTWPEYGFAAVDLFTCGDDVDPWIGFNYLKDVLKSKYFTVMEMRRGLIETKNGKLLFKPVSSEQLSHNRI; from the coding sequence ATGGAAAGGATAAACTCTCTTGGTAGGCATTTGCTTGTTGAGTATTACGATTGTGATGCAGATGTGCTTGACAGTGTTGAACAGATTAGTGCTGCTATGGTCAAGGCAGCAGAACTATCAGGAGCGACAGTTATAAACAACACTTTTCATCACTTTAGTCCCTTTGGTGTTAGCGGAGTGGTAGTTATTGCAGAATCACACTTATCCATACACACATGGCCCGAATACGGATTTGCTGCTGTTGATCTCTTTACTTGCGGGGATGATGTTGATCCTTGGATAGGGTTCAACTATCTAAAGGATGTCCTAAAGTCAAAATATTTCACAGTTATGGAAATGCGAAGAGGTCTCATTGAAACAAAAAATGGAAAACTTTTATTCAAACCAGTATCTTCAGAACAATTATCTCATAACAGAATATGA